The window NNNNNNNNNNNNNNNNNNNNNNNNNNNNNNNNNNNNNNNNNNNNNNNNNNNNNNNNNNNNNNNNNNNNNNNNNNNNNNNNNNNNNaaacccaacgcttccccctcacctacccgtcttcttctgtttctcaaaccctcactacttaagctacgtacacacttgcaatggttctggtCCGATAATCGActcatcgtccgaacaaccgtcctggcggatccacggacgatggatgacgatcCTAAAGGAAGAGACCGCAGCTGGGTGCCattccgtcgttctccccctcccctctccatagagcagaatggtgctgtatgtacagagcccgttcatgcatcgtgaaagatcctttccaacgacaattattgcacgtgtgtattcagcctcacccaccattccatatccccctcctattgtgtgatattccctcacctcctagattgtaagctcttctggtcagggtcctctcctcctcctgtgtcactgtctgtatctgtctgtcatttgcatctccAATTTATTGTACGGCGCtacgtaatgtgttggcgctatataaatgctataaTAATCCATTAGAAGGATAAAATGTCAGAGATGTAAAGGTATCCATGTAGAATGGGGGGATGGAGATACAATGAGGTATCACTAGGATCCGATTCACATTACATTACCTATGTGAGGTTTGTAAGGACAGGAATAGATTCTGCTGAGGCAGCATCTTGTTATTAGACAAACAAGGTAATAAATAAAGATCAAAGTCTgctaatattaaatgtaaaatggaaTTATTGTGTTCCATGACCGTGACCCCCGCTGAGCCCGCAGAAACCTGGCTGTCTTGGTCACATCCAGAGAAGGATAAAGGATTGCGTCCCACAAAGGCTACTATTCTACTTTCTGTAAATTATTAGATAAAGCGGGGAACAATTTTAATTTCTGGCAGGGTTTGATTTTTGTCTGACCCAGTTAGGGAGATCCTCCTTTACTTGCAATGATCGGGGGAGGGCTGTGTAacgcattcattgggaagaacCAGGAAATTTATTGTCTGCATCCCAGtttcggaaaaaaaaaaagtaaaaattgtaccGGTCCATTTCTTTCTCCCTGTGGCGGTGTGGGCCGATCTAGcccctttccttctcttctctatGATAATGTTCGACATGTCTAGTAAGCGTTCCTTTTAATCTTTATAGTAAAGTGGGCGTGTCTTGTAACGTCGCTTGTGTGTTAAAGTAGGCGTGTTTGGCAGCTGGGTTTGTGTATGCCGGAAGTGGTTCTCCTTTAGTGTCTGTAGGTCGGATTCCCCGGTTCGTTCGGGTTCCGTACCATGTCCAGGAAGCAGAGTGTTCGGCCCCGGCCGGGGAAGAAGGCGGAGTTGGAGAGGAAAAGAGACGAGCGGGCCGCACGGCGAGCATTGGCGAAGGAGCGGAAGAACCGAGCGGGGGAGTCGGAGGATGCCGAGGAGTTCGTCAGCTTCACCAACCAGCTTCAAGTCCTGGGTCTACGGCTGAGAGAAGTGCCTGGAGATGGGTCAGTACCAGCTGACATAGGGTCCCTTCTCCGCCATCTTTCTACACCCAGCCTCTGTCCTGAAGCGCCGCCATATTGGTACTCCTACTAGCAGCAGCGTGGCGGCCATCTTTGTACACCCAGCAGCTGTCTTGAGTCGCCGCTATATTGGTACTCCTACTAGCAGCGCCATGGCGGTCACCTTTGTACACTCAGCAGCTGTCCCGTGTCGCCGCCATATTGGTACTCATACTAGCAGTGCCTTGGCGGTCATCTTTGTACACCCAGCAGCTGTCCTGAGTGGCCACCATATTGGTACTCCTACCGTACTAACAGCGCCGTGGGGGTCATCTTTGTACACCAATTCTGCCCTTAtttcattaaagtaaatgtaatccTAACTTATTGATATGTAGTTTGCTTATTTAGCaataacattttcagtttctCCAGTTGCTGCATGTGGTTAGGCAActatgtaacagggtgacaacaaaaGAACAATTGAGCGACATAAACAGCGAGTTGTCACCCGacaacaggaagtgtctgaaggacctttcatggcaggatcactgaggattattttatttgtgtgtcaTAGGAACTGCCTTTTCCGTGCCCTGGGAGACCAGTTGGAGGGTCACTCTCGGAACCATTTGAAGCACCGACAGGAGATCGTGGACTACATGATCAAACACCGCGATGACTTTGAGCCCTTCGTTGAAGATGACATACCGTTTGATAAACATGGTAAGAGCCCAGATTTCTGGACCTCACCATTGACCAGACTCCACATTGCTGTATCAGCACCATATCCTCTCTCTTCTCCTAGTGGAAAACTTGGCTCAGCCCGGAACGTTTGCCGGTAATGACGCCATCGTGGCGTTTGCACGCAATAACCAAGTGAATGTCGTCATTCACCAGCTGAACAATCCGCTGTGGCAGGTAAGAAATCTGTGAATATGTTGGGGAGATCCCCAACATGTTACTGTATACAATGGGAGGAGTTATGTAAATATCAGTGCTTGGAGGAGTGGGTGGTCCTAGGCAGGCTTATTTGCATACAGGTCCTGCTTACATGTGACATAGAGCCTCTATGACTGAAAGAAGTacaatccaatgaatgaaaggggcggGTACGTCATACTGGGGAGGGCGGGGCTAGATGATTCTGGACATCCTAATCCAGATAAAGGAGAActggtacaactgtgcaataCAAACCAGATTTTCTGAATTTTGGCCCCCGGCTATCACACTTATTATTCTCACATGATGAAATTTGTGTCTCCATGAAGTACTTCGTCCTATTTGCTTCCTCCGGATGTTCTGCCAAGACAAACATTTGCTCAGAATATTAGGACGATCCGTGTTCACATCACCCCATTGAAATCTCCAAATCTCTCTGTTTGTAGATCCGAGGATCCGATAAGACCAACGTCCGAGAGCTGCACATTGCCTATCGATACGGGGAGCATTACGACAGCGTGCGGCGCATCAACGATAATACAGAGACACCGGCCAATCTGCACACAGAGGTGGGGTCACATGGCAGGGAAGGAATCTGGGGTTACTCTGAGCACCTGGGGGTGAATTAGTTGCCCTTTATGTATTATAGTGACCAAGAAAACCTCTTCATTAATACGATTTTCATAAAAGGAGAATCACTGCCTGTGCTGGATAGAATTCTATAGGGACATGAAGTACTCAGATCCTCCGGTACACAGCACTGAGGCGAAGTGATATCTAggaagggctttatttataaattattctccttTCAATTCACTCATAATATTCATTGCtctcctattgtgacagctgtgcacttttgatgattggccactaggtggcagaacgagtcattgttttaataggagacctgtagagagatcTGACCATCTGTCAGccaatttcagaggaattgactgggggaatcatttattaATAGAGCCCATTGTTGTACAAGAtatattgcatttgttaaaaaattgagGACCCCCCAACATTGGTACATAAAGCGAGGGCCAATCCAAAAGCCTCAGAGAGGCCAAGTGATTGCACTGACCACATAATGTGATTGGCTACCACAGGCTAAAAAATTCCCACTCTGGCTGCTGTAGGTTtcttttctgtattattattaatgtatcaTTCAGGGATCCCACTTTACTCTTCTATTTCACTTCCCACAGATGCTCTCCAAAGACGAGTCCAACAGAAGAGGAAAGCAAAAGTCACAGCCGTCTGATGAACGGCAGGGGGACGCAGTGCAGAAAGTGCGCAATGCCACCGGCTGTGCGGTAAGGGACCggaatgtaattatttatatgaGGGAGGTAGAAACAGTTTAATGGCAGAAGGTAAATACAAAAGATTGAGAGTGCTCACAATATGGGCGAAGCTTAGAAAGCCGaggggatatatatataatttccaatAACGACTCCTTCAGCTATGTGTGTAATCTGAGCTTCAGAAATGGTAAAGGTGAACCTATAACACACAGAAAGCTTTCCTCTGAGTAtaggaatacaaaatattaacatttaccATTTACTGGACTATAAAAATTCTCTTAAAGTTCCCTTTGTGATCAGACAAATCTTTGTCCTTGTAATCCCTCCCTGTATATTGAAGTCCCCCCATGTGTCCAAAGTGAGGAAATGCACCTCCCCTGTTGTCCCTGTGAGGTTATCCCCCAGCAGGAAGAAAtcaagaatatatattttctttacaggaaTTGTGTTCCTTTGGTTCTTGTCATATTTTTGATTCTTACGGTTATTATTTGTCTTCACCTCTCTGTGCCTAGGACGTCTGCCTGATCCTGCAGAGTCTGGAAGCCGAGAGCTACGACATAGAATCCACCATTCAGGTCATTCTGCAGATCGAAGAACTTAAACAAATCGGTAAATATTCTCATCACTGAATACATTCATTTGGCAATATGGTTTTTGGCACCGCAACCTCAGTGTGACCTCTCAAAGGGAAATCTCCTAATTATACTTCCTATAGAAGTTCTCAATATTAATGCACCACCTTGCAGATCTAAAGGCAGCTGCTGTTTAACTTCATAACTTTCCgttatatatggttttatctaaGCAGCTGTTGCTGAATAAGACGCAGCATGTTACTAGTACATGATGCAAATCTGTTCAAAATTTAGACCACCAAGAATGATAAACCCTCTTGTAACTTCAGATTATTGATGTCCAGTTCTAATCTAGCTGTATTATCTTACTTTTTGCTAATTTGCTTACTAAAATAATTTGGACCTGATTGATACATATATAGTTGTGAACTGTAATTGTTTGACAGTTACAGTATTAAACAGATAAACTTTTGTTAAGAAAGCGTCCAGCCTTCATGTGGTTATTGTGTCTGAACTGACTCAATATTGGTAACCACATGATCAGGAACCACTTTGATTGGTTGGTACAGATTGGTGCTTTTAGCGAGGGCTAGGACTGGTAGTTATAATTTGAGTATTGGAGCCATGAAATGGAGGAACTTTAAGAATGTgctattattacagtatttatatagcgccaacatattatgcagcgctgcacaaagtcaatagtcatgtcactagctgtccctcaaaggagcttacaatctaatgcccctaccctAGTCAAATATCATTACCACAGAATAAGGTAAatttttaggggggaagccaattaacctaactgcatgtttttggaatgtgggaggaaaccggagtacccggaggaaacccacacaaacacagggagaacctgcaaactccatgcagatagagtccaggctgagatctgaacctgggactcggcgctgcaaagaccagagtgctaaccactaagaaTGTTAAACTACAGATTTCAGAGGGTAGTGGGTGATGAAAACATATATACTACTTATAGGCTAGCTGTAAGTCCACAAATTACCTTCCATAAGGGAACcttacaaattgattttttttttaaaactttatcagCAGATGGCAGCACGGACTGCATAGCTGAAGGAAGCAGATCAGAACAAACAGAGAAGGACAGCATCGTATCCAAAACTAGACCAAATGTGGTGCATACAGAGGATACCATAGAGCAGAGGAATGTTCCGGATGAGAAGAAGGACAGACACAGTCAGAAGGTGCGCTGTCACATGGCTCAGGGCAGTGCAATATTACGGCATGGCCAGATCTTCTGCTTTCAGTGTATGTTCACTGTTTTCAGTATTTTCCTTCTCTTGCTGTCTTTGCAGTTAAGTAACAAGCAGCGGAAGGAGCAGCAGCGCCTGCAGAAGAAGAAGCGTCAGGAGGAGAGGCACCGGCAGCGGGTGCATGAACTGCGGACTAATAACAAGGACAATAACCAGCGGGAGGAGGATGGGGACCCAGACAGCGTTACGGTTGTGAAGGCTCTGGCGGCTTTAAACATTTAACGTTTATTGGCTATCACAGCCTCTCCGTTCACCACGTTCCAACATTTTCAGGTTACGCCATCTTGTTTAATGGCAAAGAAAAAAGGCAACAAGGAAAACCTCACAGTGCCTTATGGCTGCCGAGTTGCTGTGCAATGTTTGTGGTGCATGCTGGGAGATCCCAGAGCTGCCCCACTAAACGCTGAATCTGAAGATTTGTATGTGTTGTATCCGTTCTATTGATGTGCAATGGTGTGGTGCATGCTGGGAGATCCCACAGCCATCCCCTAAATATGAAACTTTCCTTAGAAGTGTTCATGACAGAAAGGCTGTTGTGGAAGGCCCCAACCCGGCCCTGTACTGTGAGGCTGATGTCACATGGACACTTTTTGTTGAGCCTAAAACCAAGCATGTAGCAGTTTGATTTGTGTCCCCCTTGTAGTGTGCGAGGGTATTATAAATCCAGCATCAGAAAGACAGTTGGTGCTGGGATCTCCTGTACTGCACCAGCACATATTGGTCCTAAAATGCAAGATAATTTCtgaaaagttctatttttttaataaaaaaaaacccaaaagtgCATATACAGAGATGAGACTTACACTGCAGTAGAGTTATCAAAAGGCCACAGGTTAATCATCGTTGCATTAGGAATGCTCTTCTTTCTTATATTCCCTATGCACACCAAAGAAAGACCACATGGTCTCCAACACCATGGGTATAGGGGAGAATTAAAGTTGTTAGGGACTGCAACTGCTCTTGCAGACAGAGACACTatgtaaaaagtttgaaagtGGATGGGCATGGGACAGCACTGTGCAGCAGGAAGCAGAAATTCCAAACAATTTTGGAAATAAATGTCCCTCCTGGGGAAATCTCCCCTCTGCTAGTGACTTCTGTCACAGACATGGAGTGGAGAAAGATtgtctctcacttcctgttgtgtttctgaaacaggaagtaaaagaacaTCACCGCATTGAAACACTGAGCTATCTTTGGCAGCTGCCTATGTGCTCCCTGTATGTAAGGGCATCTATAGCAATATATGGAAATCTTCCTACATACTTCTATGTTGATTCCCCTAAAAGGGACCCTGTATAGTGAAGGGGGTGAGTGGTGGTGGACATCTCCAATTCAAGAAATGTTGAGTCTGCAGTTTGCAAGGAAAAGTATCCCCATCTTATTTCAGTTGCTCAGCAAGAAAAGGTTTTCTTTGCACCACATCCTTTTTTATGAATCAATATTCTCAAACAGGAATTTTATCAGGAGCAGGCCACTAGATTTCTATCGGACTTCCTGCATgttatctttaagggtgacattcttcccaatggccagcaatgtaagagcaattcatcccactgaccaccacactaatatactgtgatctgtggatatgggAATTAAAGCTGTGcagccctgaagacctgaaagttattttaagtgttcctcCATGTTATAAAAATCAAGAAAAGATCTGGAGGATGTCCTGTACAGGATTCCTTATCAAACGTGTACTGAGCGCCCCCTACAAACTTTCCTGGAGAATCCTCCACCTGTGCAGAACTTCCCAGTAATATAAAGCAAACTTTTATCATTATAGAACACCTTATAGGAACATTGATCACCATACGGAGTTATTTCCACATACTATTTATTGGTGGATGCACACGTGTGAGCTGCAGACGGGCTCAGCTTTGGTTCCAGGTTAGAGGGCTGATGTGGCAGGGTGGTTGGAGCTCCTTACATCGGGTGGATTTGGAAAGGAAGTTGTTAGAGGAAGAATACGCGGAGTCGTATCTTTTGAAGCAGAGTGCGGCTGTTCGGTCACATTCACAGGCTTTCCTGGCACATCCATCCAATGGTTCATCCACTATGAGAAAATAGATATTAGAGCGATATATATTCAGTCTTTTTATAGCCAGCTACCCTAATATACACAGTCATGGAGGACTCAGAGGTGAGCTGCATGCTTCAACTGTTTAGGATTACCTGGATCAAGCAGCAGAAGAACAACTTTATGTATTTGGTCAGGAAGTACAGAAAAAGTTTGCTGTTTGTAGAATATCACACACACtttatataagaaatatttttcacCTATATGAGCTTGACAGCAGTACCCTTTCTATTGATATATGGATGTATAAGGCCGGTGCTGACTGCACTGCCTATAGGATTAAGACACAGAGTGAAAGAGCAGATATTGAATCTTACAGCATGTTATGTCTTCGTTGTTGTGATGATATCTATAAAAGACCCAGTATGGATAGCATCTTTTAGTGGTGATTGATTCAAAACAGCAGTCATGAACGTGACAGCACCTGGAGCAAAACAGACNNNNNNNNNNNNNNNNNNNNNNNNNNNNNNNNNNNNNNNNNNNNNNNNNNNNNNNNNNNNNNNNNNNNNNNNNNNNNNNNNNNNNNNNNNNNNNNNNNNNNNNNNNNNNNNNNNNNNNNNNNNNNNNNNNNNNNNNNNNNNNNNNNNNNNNNNNNNNNNNNNNNNNNNNNNNNNNNNNNNNNNNNNNNNNNNNNNNNNNNNNNNNNNNNNNNNNNNNNNNNNNNNNNNNNNNNNNNNNNNNNNNNNNNNNNNNNNNNNNNNNNNNNNNNNNNNNNNNNNNNNNNNNNNNNNNNNNNNNNNNNNNNNNNNNNNNNNNNNNNNNNNNNNNNNNNNNNNNNNNNNNNNNNNNNNNNNNNNNNNNNNNNNNNNNNNNNNNNNNNNNNNNNNNNNNNNNNNNNNNNNNNNNNNNNNNNNNNNNNNNNNNNNNNNNNNNNNNNNNNNNNNNNNNNNNNNNNNNNNNNNNNNNNNNNNNNNNNNNNNNNNNNNNNNNNNNNNNNNNNNNNNNNNNNNNNNNNNNNNNNNNNNNNNNNNNNNNNNNNNNNNNNNNNNNNNNNNNNNNNNNNNNNNNNNNNNNNNNNNNNNNNNNNNNNNNNNNNNNNNNNNNNNNNNNNNNNNNNNNNNNNNNNNNNNNNNNNNNNNNNNNNNNNNNNNNNNNNNNNNNNNNNNNNNNNNNNNNNNNNNNNNNNNNNNNNNNNNNNNNNNNNNNNNNNNNNNNNNNNNNNNNNNNNNNNNNNNNNNNNNNNNNNNNNNNNNNNNNNNNNNNNNNNNNNNNNNNNNNNNNNNNNNNNNNNNNNNNNNNNNNNNNNNNNNNNNNNNNNNNNNNNNNNNNNNNNNNNNNNNNNNNNNNNNNNNNNNNNNNNNNNNNNNNNNNNNNNNNNNNNNNNNNNNNNNNNNNNNNNNNNNNNNNNNNNNNNNNNNNNNNNNNNNNNNNNNNNNNNNNNNNNNNNNNNNNNNNNNNNNNNNNNNNNNNNNNNNNNNNNNNNNNNNNNNNNNNNNNNNNNNNNNNNNNNNNNNNNNNNNNNNNNNNNNNNNNNNNNNNNNNNNNNNNNNNNNNNNNNNNNNNNNNNNNNNNNNNNNNNNNNNNNNNNNNNNNNNNNNNNNNNNNNNNNNNNNNNNNNNNNNNNNNNNNNNNNNNNNNNNNNNNNNNNNNNNNNNNNNNNNNNNNNNNNNNNNNNNNNNNNNNNNNNNNNNNNNNNNNNNNNNNNNNNNNNNNNNNNNNNNNNNNNNNNNNNNNNNNNNNNNNNNNNNNGAATGCAGCCTacccaatcactagagaccggtgacatcactagGCTATGAATTCCCTGAATCACAGAGTAACATGATGAAACTATTTGCCAAGGATAGAGACATCTTACTTACCAGTCAATCTCATCCACAGGCCACCCACTCCCTCCGGCACCGCAGTGGCACCCGTAAAATGCGTACGATTTTAGTGCTGATCTGTGCACCATTTTTTCAATCATAAAGCCAAACTGAATAATTCCGCCATAAATTTGTACAACCATTACTAGAAAGAGAAAGATACTGGTTACCAATAGTAACAGAAGGAGATCAAACAGCACCCCTCTTCCCCAATAGACATGGATCTGACTGTGTGAAATGCATAGGACGCTCCCATCAGCTGCAGACAATGCTGGGCTTTCTTATCAGTAAGCCTAACAAACTTTACTAGCTGGGTGCCTTGTATTAGGCAAATATTAAAAGAAGGTCCATAAACTTGTAGAAACAATGCTAAGAATTTTCTATAAAGCATATCATAGATAACATCACAAAATATTTCAGTCTTTATGCATTTTCTGACAGCTCCATGAAGGTATTTGGAAATGTTGGGGAACTTTTGAACCCATAAAGCATCCGGATTTCATCTTCCCTCCTGAAGATCTGGGGGTCTTATTCTGCTAAATACTTCCcaggagaaaaacaaaatgttataagAATCCCAAACACTTACCAAACAGGAGGAGGAAGGTCACTGGGGACGTTGTCATTGTATGTCCGGATCACTGCTCAGCTtttctgcatgaaaataaaaagagaattttgTTTAGAGTTGTCAGCATCAAATATTTCATGTCCTGAGGATCACAAGGCAACAAAAATCccaccaataaacttttttttatatctgatctCACCTAACTGCACACAGATGGCCGAAATGTCAGCTTCTTCTTCTTGCAACAATTTCCAGAGCTCAAGGGAACCCCTGACACAAAAATCCCCATAACAACTTTTATTGAATTGGTGTGATCAGTGGGGAAGGTGCCCTCTTGGCCTTTGGGGGTCAATGGCAGAAGGGCCCCTGGAATTTAAGATTGGTGAAATAAGACACCAGTGGGAGAATGGTCTCACTTCTGTCAGTAGTAGATagatttgtctttttatgttaGGTACCAGTGGGAAGGGCATCTTACATAGGGGATCAGCAGAATAAATACCCCCTGACAACAAGGAATGCCTCCTTACATTAGAGGTCAAAGCAAGGAATGCCCCCTAACATTGAAGGTCAATGAAAGGAATGCCCCCCAACATTGAAAGTCAATGGAATGAATGCCCCCTAACATTGGAGGTCAATGGAAGGAATGCCACCTAACATTGGAGGGCAATGGAAGGAATGCCCCCTAACATTAGAGGTCAATGGAAGGAATGCCCCCTA of the Pyxicephalus adspersus chromosome 11, UCB_Pads_2.0, whole genome shotgun sequence genome contains:
- the OTUD3 gene encoding OTU domain-containing protein 3 isoform X2; this encodes MSRKQSVRPRPGKKAELERKRDERAARRALAKERKNRAGESEDAEEFVSFTNQLQVLGLRLREVPGDGNCLFRALGDQLEGHSRNHLKHRQEIVDYMIKHRDDFEPFVEDDIPFDKHVENLAQPGTFAGNDAIVAFARNNQVNVVIHQLNNPLWQIRGSDKTNVRELHIAYRYGEHYDSVRRINDNTETPANLHTEMLSKDESNRRGKQKSQPSDERQGDAVQKVRNATGCADVCLILQSLEAESYDIESTIQVILQIEELKQIDGSTDCIAEGSRSEQTEKDSIVSKTRPNVVHTEDTIEQRNVPDEKKDRHSQKLSNKQRKEQQRLQKKKRQEERHRQRVHELRTNNKDNNQREEDGDPDSVTVVKALAALNI
- the OTUD3 gene encoding OTU domain-containing protein 3 isoform X1, with amino-acid sequence MSRKQSVRPRPGKKAELERKRDERAARRALAKERKNRAGESEDAEEFVSFTNQLQVLGLRLREVPGDGNCLFRALGDQLEGHSRNHLKHRQEIVDYMIKHRDDFEPFVEDDIPFDKHVENLAQPGTFAGNDAIVAFARNNQVNVVIHQLNNPLWQIRGSDKTNVRELHIAYRYGEHYDSVRRINDNTETPANLHTEMLSKDESNRRGKQKSQPSDERQGDAVQKVRNATGCADVCLILQSLEAESYDIESTIQVILQIEELKQIADGSTDCIAEGSRSEQTEKDSIVSKTRPNVVHTEDTIEQRNVPDEKKDRHSQKLSNKQRKEQQRLQKKKRQEERHRQRVHELRTNNKDNNQREEDGDPDSVTVVKALAALNI
- the LOC140341454 gene encoding phospholipase A2-like isoform X1 translates to MTTSPVTFLLLFVMVVQIYGGIIQFGFMIEKMVHRSALKSYAFYGCHCGAGGSGWPVDEIDWCCHVHDCCFESITTKRCYPYWVFYRYHHNNEDITCLDEPLDGCARKACECDRTAALCFKRYDSAYSSSNNFLSKSTRCKELQPPCHISPLTWNQS